The Patescibacteria group bacterium nucleotide sequence ACTATTTCCACCAGCGGCGTTCCGGCGCGGTTGTAATCAAGCATGCTTTCTCCGCTGCTGGATAGATGTGTCATTTTAGCCGTATCCTCCTCAAGATGAACGCGGATGATGCCAACTGTCTTCGTTTCACCATCAACCGGAAAAGTAAACTGTCCTTCCAGAGCGATCGGTTGGTCATACTGCGATATTTGATACCCCTTTGGTAAGTCGGGGTAAAAATAACTCTTTCGACTGAACACCGATTGATGGGGTATGCGGCAATTGAGCGCCAGCGCGATCCGAATGCCAAAATCAACCGCCTGTTCGTTTAACATCGGCAGTGTACCCGGCTGGCCAGTGCAGATTTCGCAAATGGTTGTATTGGGCGGCTGGTTTTCTCCCGCGTTGTCACAGCTGCAAAACATCTTACTCTTAGTTTTCAGCTGCACGTGAATTTCCAGGCCGATGACCGGCTCTAATTCCATAATATTATCCGTCTTACTGCCAGGTGTTGTGCTGGCGTAAAAATGCTGAAACAATTTCCAAAATATCTTCGTGCACTTGTTGGATTGACTGATTGGCATTGACGACTTTCCAATCGTACATCTCCGCCAATTTCTGATACCAGCGGCGGCATAGCTTCATGTAATCGTCCCGTCCTTCGTGCAGGTGCCGTTTTTCCTTACCCGCTAAGAAACGTTCACCGTCCAGCAATATTACCAGATCTTCCCTTAATAGCGGCTTATTCAGATCTACCAGCCAGTCCAGGTCAGCGCCCTTGGTGGCCCCCCAGGCAATCCCGGTCGCCTTATAATCCTCCGCTACGATAATCTTACCCTGCTGAATTTTTTTTCGCAGAACAGGCTCATATTGAAAACGATTCAGTACATACCACATTTGGAATTCTTCCTCGGAAATGCCTTGTTTTTTTCCGCCGCGCAATATCGAATTTATCTGCGGACCCGTCGGTTTTTGCCGGTAAACCGGATATTTCACACTTTCGGACGGCCATTTGTTGGCTTTTAAGAAATCTACCAGTTTTTCAACCTGGGTTGATTTACCGATATTGTTTATGCCATACACAGCAATGAGATAACCGGCTCGTTTCATGGGTTTTTTTGTTTAGTTAAGTATATCACAACCACCCGACCGCTATCGAGCAACCTATAGGGTATCTAAGTGGCCGATCTTCTTGTCCAAATCTTTTTCTTTGACGCGTTGTTTAGCTTCGGCGTCTCCCCGCGCCCATTGATATTCATGATAATCAACGAACTTCATCAAATCGGCGCGCCAAGCCGAACGTTCCTTAATTTTCTGATGCATTAATTGCGCCACCCGGCGATAACCGGAATGGCCCTGTGGTGTGGTTCGTAATTCCAATAAATGATAGGCCTCCCGCTCGTTGAAGGCCATCAACCAGCGCACGTTAGAACCGTGCAACGTGGCATACGAAGCGGCGATTGGAAAATCCTTAACTAAAGTATTATACAAATTTACCGACCGATCATGACATTCCCGCACCTTGGATTCATGGCCAGCGGCTATTATATCCGGTGGCATATTGAAACCTAATAAGGGAGAAAATCGCTGGCGTAATTGCGATGTCATCCGATGTCGCATCAAGTCTTTGTATACCCCAAAGTCGGTTACCAAATCAAATGTGTAGTCATAGCCGCTTTCGAAGGCCCGGTAGGGACGATCACGCCGGTTGCGCCGGTTTCCCACGTAGCCATTAATCAACTTTTGACGTTGTTCGTGCGTCATTTGACCGACGATCTTTACCAGCTGATTAAGCGGGTGCTTCGAAGTTGGGTATAACATTAAAGCCAGGGTCAGCTGATCCCGGATTTCATTCATGGTTTTCTTCACCAAATCTAGCGTCACCACTTGGCCAGCCAGGCAGTGGGCCAGGTAGCTGGCGCCGTTGTCATACAATGCGACCGGCTCATCAGACATCGGTTTGACATGCTTTAGATATTCTTCGCTTAATTCCTGTTGTCGTTGCTCGCATTCATTTTGATAGGCGTTGGTCTCGGCCCGACGGATATACACCGGCATTACCTGATTCAATTGCGCTTGCGATGCATTGCCCAACATATTCGCCTCTGGCAATGAACTGGAATACAGACTTGACAGCATGCTTTGGAAAAAGCGCCCATTGCCAAATAGGCCGACATTTGTCCGCGTAGCTAACGGCAATATAGCCCGTAGCGCATCGCAAGCCCGGGTTCGGATATCGGACTGGTAGGTGCGCTTAAACGCTTTTTGATCCGCCGGATCGGTTAAATCGACCCAGCGCTGTTTAATGCCCTGGCCTTTTATGTCATATTCGGCCTGTTCTAGCGATTTCAACTTGCGGTAATACTCCTGCATCGGCTCAATCAGGTCGCAGTAGGTCTGAAACAGCCAGTCCATCGTTTCGATATACAGCTGAGCGTAGGGCGATGAAGCTATGGCCGGATCAGTGTAATAGCGAAAGTGGCCATGGTCGTCCTTTTGATCATAGAACACGTACCGTGTCGATTGCTCAATCGGGGAACCGCCGATGCGGCACTCTTCGATCTCCTTGGTGGCCAAAATGGATATTTCTTCAAAAGACAGGTGCGCCCCTTCCAGCTCGCCGACTGAATCATCCCCATAAGCAATTAAAACGCGCTGAATGAGCTCGGAAGCGTGCTGGTGGTCAACTACGCCCTCCTTGATAAATTCCTTCAGCAGGACCTCCCTGAAGCCTCCCTTAGCTCGGCTGTAACGAGCGTAGGCGGCACCAGTCAATCCGGCTAAATTGGTGACGCAAAATACATTACCTATCGGGTCGGTAACATATCTCTTTAGCAACTCTATTTCTTCGTGAGTTAATTTTGTCATTGAATATGATTATCGCCCGGTGCTGGCATATCGCCCAT carries:
- a CDS encoding FAD-dependent thymidylate synthase, encoding MTKLTHEEIELLKRYVTDPIGNVFCVTNLAGLTGAAYARYSRAKGGFREVLLKEFIKEGVVDHQHASELIQRVLIAYGDDSVGELEGAHLSFEEISILATKEIEECRIGGSPIEQSTRYVFYDQKDDHGHFRYYTDPAIASSPYAQLYIETMDWLFQTYCDLIEPMQEYYRKLKSLEQAEYDIKGQGIKQRWVDLTDPADQKAFKRTYQSDIRTRACDALRAILPLATRTNVGLFGNGRFFQSMLSSLYSSSLPEANMLGNASQAQLNQVMPVYIRRAETNAYQNECEQRQQELSEEYLKHVKPMSDEPVALYDNGASYLAHCLAGQVVTLDLVKKTMNEIRDQLTLALMLYPTSKHPLNQLVKIVGQMTHEQRQKLINGYVGNRRNRRDRPYRAFESGYDYTFDLVTDFGVYKDLMRHRMTSQLRQRFSPLLGFNMPPDIIAAGHESKVRECHDRSVNLYNTLVKDFPIAASYATLHGSNVRWLMAFNEREAYHLLELRTTPQGHSGYRRVAQLMHQKIKERSAWRADLMKFVDYHEYQWARGDAEAKQRVKEKDLDKKIGHLDTL